The Bos javanicus breed banteng chromosome 18, ARS-OSU_banteng_1.0, whole genome shotgun sequence genome has a segment encoding these proteins:
- the FKRP gene encoding ribitol 5-phosphate transferase FKRP encodes MRLTRCQAALAAAITLNLLVLFYVSWLHHQPRSSRTRGSRRGSTSGPRVTILVREFEAFDNAVPELVDSFLQQEPTQPVVVVADTLPYPPLALPRIPNVRLALLQPALDRPASASRPETYVATEYVALVPDGARAEAPGQLERMVEVLRAGGARLVAAPIASANPARCLALNVSLREWTARYGPAPSAPHCDALDGDAVVLLRARDLFNLSAPLARPVGTGLFLQTALRGWTVQMLDLPFGVARQPPLATAHARWKAEREGRARRAALLRALGVRLVSWEGGRLEWFGCNKETPRCFGTVVGDTPAYLYEERWTPPCCLRALRETARYVVGVLEAAGVRYWLEGGSLLGAARHGDIIPWDYDVDLGIYLEDVGNCEQLRGAEAGSVVDERGFVWEKAVEGDFFRVQYSESNHLHVDLWPFYPRNGVMTKDTWLDHRQDVEFPEHFLQPLVPLPFAGFVAQAPNNYRRFLELKFGPGVIENPEYPNPALLSLGGSS; translated from the coding sequence ATGCGGCTCACCCGCTGCCAGGCTGCCCTGGCAGCCGCCATCACCCTCAACCTTCTGGTCCTGTTCTACGTCTCATGGCTGCATCACCAGCCCAGGAGCTCCCGGACCAGGGGTTCTCGCCGTGGATCCACCTCTGGCCCCCGTGTCACCATCTTGGTGCGAGAGTTCGAGGCCTTTGACAACGCGGTACCCGAGCTGGTGGACTCTTTCCTGCAGCAAGAGCCCACCCAgccggtggtggtggtggccgaCACGCTCCCTTACCCGCCCCTGGCCCTGCCCCGCATTCCCAACGTTCGCCTGGCGCTGCTCCAGCCCGCCCTGGACCGACCCGCCTCAGCCTCGCGCCCGGAAACGTACGTGGCCACCGAGTACGTGGCCCTGGTGCCCGACGGGGCAAGGGCCGAGGCACCAGGCCAGCTGGAGCGCATGGTCGAGGTGCTCCGAGCGGGCGGCGCACGCCTGGTGGCCGCTCCCATCGCTTCGGCCAACCCAGCCCGGTGCCTGGCCCTGAACGTCAGCCTGCGGGAGTGGACCGCCCGCTACGGCCCAGCACCCTCCGCACCGCACTGCGACGCCCTGGACGGGGACGCCGTGGTGCTCCTGCGCGCCCGCGACCTCTTCAATCTCTCGGCACCCCTGGCCCGGCCCGTGGGCACCGGCCTCTTCCTGCAGACCGCCCTCCGCGGCTGGACGGTGCAAATGCTGGACCTGCCCTTCGGCGTGGCGCGCCAGCCTCCACTGGCCACGGCCCATGCGCGCTGGAAGGCGGAGCGTGAGGGGCGCGCACGGCGGGCGGCGCTGCTGCGAGCGCTGGGCGTCCGCCTGGTAAGCTGGGAGGGCGGGCGCCTCGAGTGGTTCGGCTGCAACAAGGAGACCCCGCGCTGCTTCGGGACGGTTGTGGGCGACACCCCGGCCTACCTGTACGAGGAGCGCTGGACGCCCCCATGCTGCCTGCGCGCACTGCGCGAGACGGCCCGCTACGTGGTGGGCGTGCTGGAGGCGGCTGGCGTGCGCTACTGGCTGGAAGGCGGCTCGCTGCTGGGGGCGGCCCGCCACGGGGACATCATCCCGTGGGACTACGACGTGGACCTGGGCATCTACCTGGAGGACGTGGGCAACTGCGAGCAGCTGCGGGGCGCCGAGGCAGGCTCGGTGGTGGACGAGCGCGGCTTCGTGTGGGAGAAGGCGGTGGAGGGCGACTTCTTCCGCGTGCAGTACAGCGAGAGCAACCACCTGCACGTGGACCTGTGGCCCTTCTACCCCCGGAACGGGGTCATGACCAAGGACACGTGGCTGGACCACCGGCAGGATGTCGAGTTCCCCGAACACTTCCTGCAACCTCTCGTGCCCCTGCCCTTTGCAGGCTTCGTGGCGCAGGCGCCTAACAACTACCGCCGCTTCCTGGAACTCAAGTTTGGCCCCGGGGTCATCGAGAACCCCGAATATCCCAACCCGGCGCTCCTGAGTTTGGGGGGAAGCAGTTGA